In a single window of the Metopolophium dirhodum isolate CAU chromosome 2, ASM1992520v1, whole genome shotgun sequence genome:
- the LOC132938525 gene encoding zinc finger protein OZF-like isoform X2 — MCQCLDELISCIPIFNASEDEKELPFLKKKKKKKKEDKKMVQNDENMNNDIVTLKVEKFYNGTCDDNDKHLCEDKSINSYLNKVELTRSIPIANDSEGDLLFQKKKKKKKKDKKMVKNYENMNNHIVTLKVDKFHNETCNDNDKHLYKDETMDSNFNKDSDMVNTIYNSKISKVHDAEYPELVKKLFKNKKKEQKNAIKVVTRNEVMSPKKLNKRKRQTTDKEYLKNDSPQSVDMNVETYYDSNNYIGEDCGKKLELFDSPDDHTSEYQNMTDIIMHEKSLLQCDVCIKSFIREYDLYVHKRTHTYKKFYVCNVCGRPLSNAGNLTRHKRIHTGEKPYACNVCGQSFSQKENLTRHKRTHTGERPYACNVCDQSFSQEGILVTHERTHTGKKLYACNVCENSFSRKEHLVRHIISTHNGEKPYVCNICGNLFSRKEHLVIHERTHTGYKPYACNVCDQSFPQKGSLVTHKRTHTGEKPYSCNVCGRSFSQHGNLVIHFRSHTDKKKFEYDQCEKSL; from the exons ATGTGTCAATGTTTAGATGAATTGATAAGTTGTATTCCTATTTTTAATGCTTCAGAAGATGAAAAAGAACTGCcatt tcttaaaaaaaagaagaagaaaaaaaaagaagacaaaaaaatg gtacaaaatgatgaaaatatgaataacgATATAGTTACATTGAAAGTAGAGAAGTTTTATAATGGTACCTGTGATGACAATGACAAGCATTTGTGTGaagataaatcaataaattcttatttaaacAAAG ttgaatTAACAAGAAGCATTCCTATTGCTAATGATTCAGAAGGTGACTTGTT ATTtcaaaaaaagaagaagaaaaagaaaaaagataaaaaaatg gtaaaaaattatgaaaatatgaataacCATATAGTTACATTGAAGGTAGATAAGTTTCATAATGAGACCTGCAATGACAATGATAAGCATTTGTATAAAGACGAAACAATGGACTCTAATTTCAACAAAG aTTCTGATATGGTTAAcactatttataattcaaaaatttcaaaagtcCACGACGCGGAGTACCCTGAATT agttaaaaagttattcaaaaataaaaaaaaggaacAGAAAAATGCTATTAAG GTGGTAACTCGTAACGAAGTAATGTCAccgaaaaaattgaataaacgtAAACGACAAACTACTGATAAAGAATATTTGAAAAACGATTCCCCTCAATCAGTGGACATGAACGTGGaaacatattatgatagtaataattatattggtgAAGATTGTGGAAAGAAATTAGAACTTTTTGATTCTCCGGACGATCATACGTCGGAATATCAGAATATGACCGACATAATTATGCATGAAAAATCTCTTCTCCAGTGCGATGTTTGCATTAAATCGTTTATCAGAGAATATgatttatatgtacataaaagAACGCACACTTATAAGAAATTTTACGTTTGCAACGTTTGTGGCCGACCATTGTCGAATGCAGGAAATTTGACACGACATAAAAGAATACACACTGGGGAGAAACCATATGCTTGCAACGTTTGTGGCCAATCATTTTCGCAAAAAGAAAATTTGACACGACATAAAAGAACGCACACTGGAGAGAGACCATATGCTTGCAACGTTTGTGACCAATCATTTTCGCAAGAAGGAATTTTGGTTACACATGAAAGAACCCACACTGGTAAGAAACTGTATGCGTGCAATGTTTGTGAAAATTCATTTTCGAGGAAAGAACATCTGGTTAGACATATTATAAGCACGCACAACGGTGAGAAACCATATGTGTGCAACATTTGTGGAAATTTATTTTCGAGGAAAGAACATCTTGTTATACATGAAAGAACGCACACTGGGTATAAACCATATGCTTGCAACGTTTGTGACCAATCATTTCCGCAAAAAGGAAGTTTGGTTACACATAAAAGAACGCACACCGGTGAGAAACCATATTCTTGCAACGTTTGTGGCCGATCATTTTCGCAGCATGGAAATTtggttatacattttagatcgcacacagacaaaaaaaaattcgagtaCGATCAGTgtgaaaaaagtttataa
- the LOC132938525 gene encoding zinc finger protein 37 homolog isoform X1 translates to MATITEDFVTIANIIKHEIHKRKKQKKSKEISKDVEEDNISLLKKIEKKMKKKKTSTQLTTKLHNKKAKKLGTICDDNDKYLNKVKTEDTELNKNELISCIPIFNASEDEKELPFLKKKKKKKKEDKKMVQNDENMNNDIVTLKVEKFYNGTCDDNDKHLCEDKSINSYLNKVELTRSIPIANDSEGDLLFQKKKKKKKKDKKMVKNYENMNNHIVTLKVDKFHNETCNDNDKHLYKDETMDSNFNKDSDMVNTIYNSKISKVHDAEYPELVKKLFKNKKKEQKNAIKVVTRNEVMSPKKLNKRKRQTTDKEYLKNDSPQSVDMNVETYYDSNNYIGEDCGKKLELFDSPDDHTSEYQNMTDIIMHEKSLLQCDVCIKSFIREYDLYVHKRTHTYKKFYVCNVCGRPLSNAGNLTRHKRIHTGEKPYACNVCGQSFSQKENLTRHKRTHTGERPYACNVCDQSFSQEGILVTHERTHTGKKLYACNVCENSFSRKEHLVRHIISTHNGEKPYVCNICGNLFSRKEHLVIHERTHTGYKPYACNVCDQSFPQKGSLVTHKRTHTGEKPYSCNVCGRSFSQHGNLVIHFRSHTDKKKFEYDQCEKSL, encoded by the exons ATGGCTACAATCACAGAAGATTTTGTAACTATAGCAAACATTATTAAACATGAAATCCACAAAcgcaagaaacaaaaaaaatccaaag AAATTTCAAAAGATGTTGAAGAGGATAATATCTCATT attaaaaaagattgaaaaaaaaatgaagaaaaaaaag acatCAACTCAGTTAACCACCAAATTACATAACAAGAAGGCGAAGAAGCTTGGTACGATTTGTGATGACAATGACAAGTATTTGAATAAAGTCAAAACAGAGGATACTGAGTTAAACAAAA ATGAATTGATAAGTTGTATTCCTATTTTTAATGCTTCAGAAGATGAAAAAGAACTGCcatt tcttaaaaaaaagaagaagaaaaaaaaagaagacaaaaaaatg gtacaaaatgatgaaaatatgaataacgATATAGTTACATTGAAAGTAGAGAAGTTTTATAATGGTACCTGTGATGACAATGACAAGCATTTGTGTGaagataaatcaataaattcttatttaaacAAAG ttgaatTAACAAGAAGCATTCCTATTGCTAATGATTCAGAAGGTGACTTGTT ATTtcaaaaaaagaagaagaaaaagaaaaaagataaaaaaatg gtaaaaaattatgaaaatatgaataacCATATAGTTACATTGAAGGTAGATAAGTTTCATAATGAGACCTGCAATGACAATGATAAGCATTTGTATAAAGACGAAACAATGGACTCTAATTTCAACAAAG aTTCTGATATGGTTAAcactatttataattcaaaaatttcaaaagtcCACGACGCGGAGTACCCTGAATT agttaaaaagttattcaaaaataaaaaaaaggaacAGAAAAATGCTATTAAG GTGGTAACTCGTAACGAAGTAATGTCAccgaaaaaattgaataaacgtAAACGACAAACTACTGATAAAGAATATTTGAAAAACGATTCCCCTCAATCAGTGGACATGAACGTGGaaacatattatgatagtaataattatattggtgAAGATTGTGGAAAGAAATTAGAACTTTTTGATTCTCCGGACGATCATACGTCGGAATATCAGAATATGACCGACATAATTATGCATGAAAAATCTCTTCTCCAGTGCGATGTTTGCATTAAATCGTTTATCAGAGAATATgatttatatgtacataaaagAACGCACACTTATAAGAAATTTTACGTTTGCAACGTTTGTGGCCGACCATTGTCGAATGCAGGAAATTTGACACGACATAAAAGAATACACACTGGGGAGAAACCATATGCTTGCAACGTTTGTGGCCAATCATTTTCGCAAAAAGAAAATTTGACACGACATAAAAGAACGCACACTGGAGAGAGACCATATGCTTGCAACGTTTGTGACCAATCATTTTCGCAAGAAGGAATTTTGGTTACACATGAAAGAACCCACACTGGTAAGAAACTGTATGCGTGCAATGTTTGTGAAAATTCATTTTCGAGGAAAGAACATCTGGTTAGACATATTATAAGCACGCACAACGGTGAGAAACCATATGTGTGCAACATTTGTGGAAATTTATTTTCGAGGAAAGAACATCTTGTTATACATGAAAGAACGCACACTGGGTATAAACCATATGCTTGCAACGTTTGTGACCAATCATTTCCGCAAAAAGGAAGTTTGGTTACACATAAAAGAACGCACACCGGTGAGAAACCATATTCTTGCAACGTTTGTGGCCGATCATTTTCGCAGCATGGAAATTtggttatacattttagatcgcacacagacaaaaaaaaattcgagtaCGATCAGTgtgaaaaaagtttataa